A region of Planktothrix tepida PCC 9214 DNA encodes the following proteins:
- a CDS encoding glycosyltransferase translates to MKLSLCMIVKNEEETLAKCLNSVKGIVDEIIIVDTGSTDRTPKIAQQFGASVHFFDWCDDFAKARNAALSYATGQWILVLDADERLAPGMGEHLHQMMQNRDLIVINLIRQEIGASQSPYSLVSRLFRNHPQICFSRPYHAMVDDSITELIHQKPQWKIGTLPTVAILHDGYQAETITKRNKWQAAKSSMERYLTEHPNDAYAASKLGALYVEIGELNRGIELLKLGLSQGNDVEEGVLYELHYHLGIAYGKQQQFAEAKHHYQQAIEINILPQLKLGAYNNLGNIFKQEEELESAKIAYQTAIEIDPTLAIAHYNLGMTLRAMGAYREAITAYQKAIELNPNSAETFQNLGVLLLQIGQLSDSFMMFKAAIELHEQNNSPEAERLRMGLAEMGFRL, encoded by the coding sequence ATGAAATTAAGCCTTTGCATGATTGTTAAAAACGAAGAGGAGACTTTAGCTAAATGTTTAAACAGCGTTAAAGGAATTGTTGATGAGATTATTATTGTAGATACGGGGTCAACGGATAGAACCCCAAAAATTGCTCAACAATTTGGGGCTAGTGTTCATTTTTTTGACTGGTGTGATGATTTTGCTAAAGCCAGAAATGCAGCTTTAAGTTATGCAACGGGACAATGGATTTTAGTCTTAGATGCAGATGAAAGATTAGCACCGGGAATGGGAGAACACCTCCATCAAATGATGCAAAACCGTGATTTAATTGTGATTAACTTAATTCGACAAGAAATCGGTGCGAGTCAATCTCCCTATTCTTTAGTCTCTCGATTATTTAGAAATCACCCGCAAATTTGTTTTTCTCGTCCCTATCATGCAATGGTGGATGATAGTATTACTGAATTAATTCACCAAAAACCTCAATGGAAAATTGGAACTTTACCGACAGTAGCGATTTTACATGATGGATATCAAGCTGAAACTATTACTAAACGGAACAAATGGCAAGCCGCAAAATCATCAATGGAACGTTATTTAACAGAACATCCCAATGATGCCTATGCAGCGAGTAAATTAGGAGCTTTATATGTCGAAATCGGTGAATTAAATCGAGGAATTGAACTCTTAAAATTAGGTTTATCTCAAGGCAATGATGTAGAAGAAGGGGTTTTATATGAACTGCATTATCATTTAGGAATTGCTTATGGGAAACAACAACAATTCGCAGAAGCAAAACACCATTATCAACAAGCTATTGAGATCAATATTTTACCTCAATTGAAGCTAGGAGCTTATAACAATTTAGGGAATATTTTTAAACAAGAAGAAGAACTAGAATCTGCTAAAATAGCGTATCAAACCGCCATTGAAATTGATCCGACTTTAGCGATCGCTCATTATAATTTAGGCATGACCTTAAGAGCAATGGGAGCTTATCGAGAAGCGATCACAGCTTATCAAAAAGCCATTGAACTGAATCCCAATTCTGCCGAAACCTTCCAAAATTTAGGGGTTTTATTACTCCAAATTGGTCAACTCAGCGATAGTTTTATGATGTTTAAAGCCGCCATTGAATTACACGAACAAAACAACTCTCCAGAAGCTGAACGCTTACGGATGGGACTAGCGGAAATGGGTTTTCGACTGTGA
- a CDS encoding fasciclin domain-containing protein, whose protein sequence is MNNLTEYQNPGKRVGLLSLLSFLLLGTISPVVAAEAQISPNSKLVDSQNIAQLPIPKEVIKAVGGDLASIILSDDRFTILAAILKTTGLLDALKKGDFTIFAPTDEAFAKLPQEILEAILTSKDLSKITDLLKYHVIPGKVNATDLKAGEVTTLEGDSITVGTDNNQIQVEDARVIDSDIPASNGVIHVIDKVMVLPE, encoded by the coding sequence ATGAACAACTTAACAGAATATCAAAACCCAGGTAAACGGGTCGGACTTCTTAGCCTTTTGAGTTTCCTCCTGTTAGGAACAATTTCCCCCGTTGTCGCCGCAGAAGCTCAAATATCTCCTAATTCAAAACTCGTTGACAGCCAAAATATCGCCCAACTTCCAATTCCTAAAGAAGTGATTAAAGCTGTGGGTGGAGATTTAGCTAGTATTATTTTATCCGATGACCGGTTTACAATTTTAGCTGCAATTTTAAAAACAACCGGATTATTAGATGCTCTAAAAAAGGGAGATTTTACCATTTTCGCCCCAACGGATGAAGCCTTTGCTAAATTACCCCAAGAAATTTTAGAAGCTATCCTGACATCAAAAGACTTGAGTAAAATTACTGATTTATTAAAATATCATGTCATTCCAGGGAAAGTCAACGCAACGGATTTAAAAGCAGGAGAAGTAACAACTTTAGAAGGAGATTCTATTACGGTAGGAACCGATAATAATCAAATTCAAGTCGAAGATGCCAGGGTGATTGATTCTGATATCCCGGCGAGTAATGGGGTTATTCATGTTATTGATAAAGTGATGGTATTACCTGAATAA
- the argC gene encoding N-acetyl-gamma-glutamyl-phosphate reductase: MSNAKRIPVGIVGASGYGGVQLVRLLQDHPLVNIAYLGGDSSAGKPFCSLYPHLNECVDLVIEPIDIDKIASKCQIVFLSLPNGLAYQMAPQLLEKGCKVLDLSADYRFSNLDIYKKWYGGERQDQAIAATAVYGLPELYRDRLSTAQLVGCAGCYVTASLLAIAPLLKQGLVVPDTAIIDAKSGTSGGGRQAKVNMLLAEADSSIGAYSVGGHHRHTPEIEEICSELAGHDILVQFTPHLMPMVRGILATVYATLRDPGLVREDLITIYKAFYRNSPLVKILPGGTYPQTKWACGTNLCYLGIEVDQRTGRVIVMSAIDNLIKGQAGQGVQCMNIMMGWEETLGLPQLCFYP; encoded by the coding sequence ATGAGTAATGCAAAACGGATTCCTGTGGGGATTGTGGGAGCATCAGGTTATGGTGGGGTACAATTGGTTCGCTTATTGCAGGATCATCCCCTGGTAAATATTGCCTATTTGGGGGGTGATAGTAGTGCTGGAAAACCCTTTTGCAGTCTCTATCCCCATTTGAATGAATGCGTGGATTTAGTGATAGAACCCATTGATATTGATAAAATTGCCTCTAAATGTCAAATTGTCTTTCTATCTCTCCCCAATGGTTTAGCTTATCAAATGGCTCCACAATTGCTTGAAAAAGGCTGCAAAGTATTAGATTTATCGGCAGATTATCGATTTTCTAATTTAGACATTTATAAAAAATGGTATGGGGGAGAGCGTCAGGATCAAGCGATCGCAGCAACGGCGGTTTATGGCTTACCTGAACTCTATCGCGATCGCCTTTCTACGGCTCAATTAGTCGGTTGTGCGGGTTGTTATGTAACTGCGAGTTTATTAGCGATTGCACCCTTATTAAAACAGGGATTAGTGGTTCCTGATACCGCCATTATTGATGCTAAATCAGGCACTTCTGGAGGCGGTAGACAAGCTAAAGTTAATATGTTATTAGCAGAAGCTGATAGTTCAATTGGCGCTTATAGTGTGGGGGGTCATCATCGTCATACCCCAGAAATTGAAGAGATTTGTAGTGAGTTAGCCGGACATGATATTTTAGTTCAATTTACTCCCCATTTAATGCCAATGGTACGGGGAATTTTAGCAACGGTTTATGCAACTTTACGAGATCCGGGGTTAGTTCGAGAAGATTTAATTACGATTTACAAAGCGTTTTATCGCAATTCTCCCTTGGTGAAAATTTTACCTGGAGGTACTTATCCTCAAACAAAATGGGCTTGCGGAACAAACCTTTGTTATTTAGGAATTGAAGTTGATCAACGCACGGGACGAGTGATTGTGATGTCGGCTATTGATAACTTAATTAAAGGTCAAGCCGGACAAGGGGTGCAGTGTATGAATATTATGATGGGTTGGGAAGAAACATTAGGTTTACCGCAATTGTGTTTCTATCCTTAA
- a CDS encoding fasciclin domain-containing protein codes for MNPQNHTQKLKQITVFFSVVGVILGGSVPVEAQLYNHTLTKFVNIAQIPATTSLDIVDTVVSAGEFTILTQALQAADLVDILKAEGPFTIFAPTDKAFSELPPGTLENLLKPENKAELVKILTYHVVPGKVLSTDLKSGEIETVEGDTINVQVGASVKIDNATVIKADVPAINGVIHVIDTVIRPN; via the coding sequence ATGAATCCTCAAAATCACACTCAAAAATTGAAACAAATAACGGTATTTTTTAGCGTTGTTGGAGTGATACTCGGTGGAAGTGTGCCCGTTGAAGCGCAACTATACAATCACACCTTAACAAAGTTTGTTAATATTGCCCAAATTCCGGCTACAACATCACTGGATATTGTGGATACGGTGGTGAGTGCGGGTGAGTTTACAATTTTAACCCAAGCCTTGCAAGCGGCGGATTTAGTCGATATCCTGAAAGCAGAAGGGCCATTTACAATATTTGCACCAACGGATAAAGCATTTTCAGAACTTCCGCCAGGAACTTTAGAAAACTTACTCAAACCCGAAAATAAAGCAGAATTAGTCAAGATTTTGACCTATCATGTTGTTCCGGGAAAAGTATTGTCAACTGACCTTAAATCAGGGGAAATCGAAACCGTAGAAGGAGATACCATTAACGTACAAGTGGGTGCATCGGTAAAAATTGATAATGCAACGGTGATTAAAGCCGATGTTCCAGCTATTAATGGGGTAATTCATGTTATTGATACCGTAATTCGACCCAACTAA
- a CDS encoding N-6 DNA methylase, with protein sequence MDLFEIPLNPEGKIIDFLTGDVLEAKPEEFVRQQYLRVLHFEYQYPKTHLAREVPVYYGSKELKDLEGRPVRADIVIYSTASACTARDQGRIEIIVECKAPNETSGYNQLVSYIFNTSANGGVWFNGDVKYYRRLSTPRNELIPWIGIPRKGEAWDALGRRRKEDLKRPKDIKGLLRRCHNKLHGRGVDGEEEDLTMDMVRLILAKAKDEESSDEFTTFYCTPEEYATPEGQAQVEQRVQILFAKVVTDNPDVFGEYERVTVGRRAIADVVVELQNYRLLSNLLESDDWDIMGYAYEQYTATYLKRQRGQFFTNRLVIDFMVGILAPTYEDNILDPAGGSGGFLTGVMRYVRRKILSSNATDIAKQRQLDRHRTRLFMVEISKRLVKIAKTAMILNGDGHTGMTQGDSLGSIDNLNEHVRALAGQGKPTIILTNPPFAGVGEGRISDKKILDNFNCGLKWTMRDGKYQATSELDDGVPPEMLFFERCLQWVAPGGKVGIVMPKSFLDTQTYFPARQILFRDARLLGVVNCHKNTFQPHTGVRTCLVFFQKNRPKENPPDDYPIFMAISKKVGHDSEGIPIFKKEDSGSDSEILDHDLDEILDDYYRFLQNNLQPSEYRFSINVSDINGDLRINPQAYLPDLNATIRALESLDGSDNWAIATLGQICAGVKIFKGPRLRTESLIVETPGDQIEPYFTPSAVLQEKGDSVKLLDLSKASKSQLSALRAVRVYRGDILITRSGSIGRVAYITNRLNGLIVSDDLIRVRIPDETFRLYAYAFLQSKLALDQMILNEYGSVQQHLEPHHIANIIIAIPTDEAALNSVVEKTRRTIMLREELEASQIEMQSSVIDLFAQLSDNQQGDS encoded by the coding sequence ATGGATCTGTTTGAAATTCCTCTGAACCCCGAAGGTAAGATTATTGACTTTTTGACTGGTGATGTTTTAGAAGCAAAACCAGAAGAATTTGTCCGCCAACAATATTTAAGAGTTCTTCACTTCGAGTATCAGTATCCGAAGACTCATTTAGCTAGAGAAGTACCCGTTTACTATGGCTCAAAAGAATTAAAGGATTTAGAAGGTAGACCCGTTCGAGCCGATATAGTCATTTATTCAACGGCATCTGCTTGTACCGCACGTGATCAAGGCAGAATCGAAATTATTGTTGAGTGCAAAGCACCGAATGAAACTTCAGGCTATAACCAACTTGTCTCCTACATATTCAATACAAGTGCCAATGGTGGTGTTTGGTTTAATGGTGATGTTAAATATTACCGTCGCTTAAGCACTCCCAGAAATGAATTAATTCCTTGGATAGGAATTCCCAGGAAGGGGGAGGCTTGGGATGCTCTAGGACGTAGAAGGAAAGAAGACTTAAAACGTCCAAAAGATATTAAAGGTTTGCTTCGTAGATGTCACAACAAACTTCATGGACGCGGTGTAGATGGTGAGGAAGAAGACCTCACTATGGATATGGTTCGCCTAATTCTTGCGAAAGCAAAAGATGAGGAATCATCTGATGAGTTTACAACCTTTTACTGTACACCTGAAGAATATGCTACGCCTGAAGGACAAGCTCAAGTAGAACAGCGAGTTCAGATTTTGTTTGCAAAAGTAGTTACCGATAATCCTGATGTATTTGGAGAGTATGAAAGGGTTACTGTTGGTAGACGCGCTATTGCTGATGTTGTAGTTGAGCTTCAAAATTATCGTCTCTTAAGCAACCTTTTGGAGTCAGACGACTGGGACATCATGGGTTATGCTTACGAACAGTACACAGCAACCTACTTAAAACGTCAAAGAGGACAATTTTTCACCAATCGCCTCGTTATTGATTTCATGGTTGGAATATTAGCTCCGACTTATGAGGATAATATTCTTGATCCTGCTGGAGGCTCTGGTGGATTTCTTACAGGAGTAATGCGCTATGTTCGGCGCAAAATTCTTTCCTCAAATGCAACAGATATTGCAAAACAAAGACAATTAGATAGACATAGAACTCGTCTTTTTATGGTAGAAATTAGCAAACGGCTTGTGAAGATTGCTAAAACTGCCATGATCCTCAACGGAGATGGACATACTGGTATGACTCAAGGTGATAGTCTTGGGTCTATTGATAATTTGAACGAACACGTCCGCGCTCTAGCAGGACAGGGCAAACCTACAATTATTCTTACTAATCCACCTTTTGCGGGTGTTGGTGAAGGACGCATTTCAGACAAAAAAATATTAGATAACTTTAACTGTGGTCTTAAATGGACTATGCGTGATGGCAAATATCAAGCAACTTCTGAGCTTGATGATGGAGTACCACCTGAAATGTTATTTTTCGAGCGTTGCTTGCAATGGGTTGCGCCTGGTGGCAAAGTGGGGATCGTTATGCCAAAGAGCTTTCTTGATACCCAAACATACTTTCCAGCCAGACAAATTCTCTTTCGTGATGCCAGACTTTTAGGTGTAGTTAACTGTCACAAAAACACTTTTCAGCCTCATACGGGTGTTAGAACTTGTTTAGTGTTTTTTCAAAAGAACCGACCCAAAGAAAACCCGCCAGATGATTATCCTATCTTTATGGCAATCTCCAAAAAGGTTGGGCATGATAGTGAGGGAATTCCAATCTTCAAAAAAGAAGACAGTGGTTCTGATTCAGAAATTCTTGATCACGATTTAGATGAAATTTTAGATGATTATTATCGATTTCTTCAAAACAATCTCCAACCATCTGAGTATCGTTTTTCAATCAATGTGTCTGATATTAATGGCGATCTCAGAATCAACCCTCAAGCATATCTTCCAGACCTAAATGCAACAATACGCGCACTTGAATCTCTTGATGGTTCTGATAATTGGGCGATCGCAACTTTAGGGCAGATTTGCGCTGGCGTTAAGATATTCAAAGGCCCACGATTAAGAACAGAGAGCCTAATTGTTGAGACTCCTGGCGATCAAATTGAACCCTACTTCACACCATCTGCTGTTTTACAAGAAAAAGGAGATAGCGTTAAATTACTAGATTTATCAAAAGCATCTAAAAGTCAACTTTCAGCGTTAAGAGCGGTTCGTGTTTATCGCGGTGATATTCTCATTACACGATCTGGTTCTATAGGTCGTGTGGCATATATTACTAATCGTTTGAATGGGTTAATTGTGTCTGATGACTTGATACGAGTCAGAATTCCAGATGAGACATTTCGACTTTATGCTTATGCTTTCTTACAATCTAAACTAGCCCTTGATCAAATGATTTTGAATGAATACGGCTCAGTCCAACAGCACCTTGAACCACATCATATTGCAAACATTATTATCGCTATACCAACTGATGAAGCCGCATTAAATAGTGTTGTGGAGAAGACAAGAAGAACCATCATGCTGCGTGAGGAGCTTGAAGCATCCCAAATTGAGATGCAAAGTAGTGTTATTGACTTGTTCGCTCAACTTTCTGACAATCAGCAAGGGGATTCGTAG